GACTTTAGATTTGTCCGGACAAATTGTGAAGCTCGAATTTTCCCGGATTGCCGGGATGCCGCTTGGGACCGTTGCCTTTTCGATGTTTGCTGCCTCCAGCCTGTTGTTTGTCCCCGGTTCGCGTCCGGACCGCTTCGCCAAGGCGGCGGCTGCGGGTGCGGGCCTGGTCGTGATCGACCTCGAGGACGCGGTCGGTCCGGCAGACAAGGAGACGGCGCGCGAGGCGGCGCTCGAACAGGCGGCGCAGGAGCCGGGCAGGTTTGCGGTTCGCATCAATGCGGTCACGACTGCGGCAGGGATACGCGACCTCGCAGCTCTTACTGTTGCTGCAACCTTGCCGCGCACGCTGATGGTGCCGATGGTCGAAAGCGCGACCGAGCTGGACGTGGTGGCCGGGGCGCTGGGCGATCGCTGCCCCGAACTCATTCCCCTGATCGAGACTCCGCGGGGATTGCGCGATGCGCTCGCGATCGTCGGGCACGACAAGGTCTCGGCGCTGATGTTCGGCGGCGCGGATTTTTCGGGTGAACTGCGCGTTGCGGTCTCGTGGGAACCGCTGCTCGCGGCCCGCCAGGCGCTGGTGCTGGCGTGCGCCGAGGCGCGCAAGCCGCTGATCGATGTGCCATTTATCCATCTCGACGACGAGGAGGGGCTGGTGCGGGAATGCGTGCAGGCGCGCGCCATCGGCATTACGGCCAAGGCGGCAATCCATCCCCGCCAGGTGCCGACGATCGAGGCGACGTTCTCTCCCACGGCGGAAGAGATTGCCGAAGCCAGGGAAGCCTTGCAGGTGTACGAGGAGAACGGCGGCAAGGCCGTTCGCCACAAGGGGCGCATGCTGGAAGCCCCGATGATCAAGACCTATCGCGCGATCATTGCGCGAAGCGAGGGGCAAGCGAATGCGTGACAGTTATGTGGAAGTCTCCCCCGGCAGGTTCCGCGAAGTGCAGGGACGCTACTTCGAGGATTTCGAAGTGGGGCACGTCTACGAGCACCGGCCCGGCCGGACGATTACCGATGCCGACAACGTGTGGTTCACGCTGCTGACGATGAACACTCATCCGGCGCATTTCGACTATGAGCTGTCGAAGGACACCGAATTCGGCAAGCCACTGGTCGTCAGCCCGCTCACCATCGCGCTGATGACAGGCATGAGCGTCTCCGACACCAGCGGCAAGGCAATCGCGAACCTCGGCTGGGACGAGGTGCGGATGACCAAGCCGTTGTTCGTCGGGGATACGCTCTATGCCGAAAGCGAAGTGCTCGAGAAACGCGAGAGCAAGAGCCGTCCGGAACAGGGCATCGTGACCTTCCGGACCACCGGCAAGAACCAGCATGGCGAGGTCG
This region of Altererythrobacter sp. CAU 1644 genomic DNA includes:
- a CDS encoding HpcH/HpaI aldolase/citrate lyase family protein is translated as MKLEFSRIAGMPLGTVAFSMFAASSLLFVPGSRPDRFAKAAAAGAGLVVIDLEDAVGPADKETAREAALEQAAQEPGRFAVRINAVTTAAGIRDLAALTVAATLPRTLMVPMVESATELDVVAGALGDRCPELIPLIETPRGLRDALAIVGHDKVSALMFGGADFSGELRVAVSWEPLLAARQALVLACAEARKPLIDVPFIHLDDEEGLVRECVQARAIGITAKAAIHPRQVPTIEATFSPTAEEIAEAREALQVYEENGGKAVRHKGRMLEAPMIKTYRAIIARSEGQANA
- a CDS encoding MaoC family dehydratase, which gives rise to MRDSYVEVSPGRFREVQGRYFEDFEVGHVYEHRPGRTITDADNVWFTLLTMNTHPAHFDYELSKDTEFGKPLVVSPLTIALMTGMSVSDTSGKAIANLGWDEVRMTKPLFVGDTLYAESEVLEKRESKSRPEQGIVTFRTTGKNQHGEVVSHYKRSVLVWKRGHGNLDD